In the genome of Fulvivirga maritima, one region contains:
- the dnaB gene encoding replicative DNA helicase has translation MENKSSFKVGQLSNRGNRDVNEGLGKLPPQAIDLEEAVLGALMLEKDALTTVIDILKPDSFYKDAHKEIYAAIVELFNNSEPVDMRTVANQLRKNGKVEIAGGSYYLAELTSKVSSAANVEFHARVIIEMSIKRELIRVSSEIQHDAYEDTTDVFQLLDKTESSLFEISEANIRKNYDNMRSLMAQAIQELEERKNHKDGLTGVPSGFSALDRVTSGWQRTDLVIIAARPAMGKTAFVVSALRNAAVDFNHAVAIFSLEMSSVQLVNRLISAEAELESEKIKKGNLADYEWQQLIHKTNRLSNAPIFIDDTPALSILELRAKCRRLKAQNDIQLIVIDYLQLMSGDSGKGGGNREQEIASISRALKQIAKELNVPVIALSQLSRAVETRGGDKRPQLSDLRESGSIEQDADMVMFLYRPEYYGITEDENGMPTAGTGEVIIAKHRSGSLENVSLKFIGKYTKFSDLDPGGFAGGDFPGGGGIPAEFDDGPGTITLGSRLNEDNGSNSGGAGGGSFGYSGPDEEDAPF, from the coding sequence TGCTGGAAAAGGACGCGCTTACTACGGTTATCGATATATTAAAGCCTGATAGTTTCTATAAAGACGCGCACAAAGAAATATATGCAGCCATAGTAGAGCTGTTTAATAATTCTGAGCCCGTAGATATGCGTACTGTGGCTAACCAGCTTAGAAAAAATGGTAAGGTGGAAATAGCCGGAGGTTCTTATTACTTGGCTGAGCTGACCTCTAAGGTGAGTTCTGCAGCCAACGTAGAGTTCCACGCCCGTGTAATAATTGAGATGTCTATTAAGCGTGAGTTGATTCGTGTATCATCTGAAATTCAGCATGATGCCTATGAAGACACTACTGACGTATTCCAATTATTAGATAAAACAGAATCATCTCTTTTCGAAATTTCTGAGGCTAACATCCGTAAGAATTATGATAACATGCGTTCATTAATGGCGCAGGCTATTCAGGAATTAGAAGAAAGAAAAAATCATAAAGATGGCCTTACCGGAGTGCCAAGTGGCTTCTCAGCTTTGGATAGAGTAACTTCCGGATGGCAAAGAACTGACCTTGTAATTATTGCGGCTCGTCCTGCCATGGGTAAGACGGCATTTGTGGTTTCTGCGCTTAGAAACGCTGCGGTAGACTTTAACCACGCTGTAGCTATTTTCTCCCTGGAGATGTCATCTGTGCAGCTGGTAAACAGGCTTATTTCTGCTGAGGCAGAGCTGGAGAGTGAGAAGATTAAGAAAGGTAACCTGGCTGATTATGAATGGCAACAGCTGATCCATAAGACCAATAGACTGAGTAATGCCCCTATTTTTATTGATGATACTCCGGCACTTTCTATTCTGGAGCTTAGAGCTAAGTGTAGGCGTCTTAAAGCGCAGAATGACATTCAGCTGATAGTAATTGACTACTTGCAGCTGATGAGTGGAGATTCGGGCAAAGGTGGAGGAAACCGTGAACAGGAGATCGCCTCTATTTCAAGGGCTTTGAAGCAGATCGCTAAAGAGCTTAACGTGCCTGTAATAGCCCTGTCACAGTTAAGTAGGGCTGTGGAGACCAGGGGTGGAGATAAGAGACCACAGCTTTCTGACCTTAGGGAATCAGGATCAATAGAGCAGGATGCGGATATGGTAATGTTCCTTTACCGTCCTGAATACTATGGTATTACTGAAGATGAGAACGGTATGCCTACTGCAGGTACTGGTGAGGTAATTATTGCTAAGCACAGAAGTGGTTCTTTGGAGAATGTAAGTCTTAAGTTTATTGGTAAGTACACCAAGTTCTCAGATCTTGATCCGGGAGGCTTTGCTGGTGGAGATTTCCCTGGTGGTGGAGGTATTCCGGCTGAGTTTGATGACGGCCCAGGTACCATTACACTAGGTAGCAGACTAAATGAAGATAACGGCAGTAACTCAGGTGGCGCCGGTGGTGGTAGCTTCGGCTATAGTGGCCCTGATGAGGAAGATGCTCCTTTTTAA